The following coding sequences lie in one Zingiber officinale cultivar Zhangliang chromosome 2B, Zo_v1.1, whole genome shotgun sequence genomic window:
- the LOC122047608 gene encoding uncharacterized protein LOC122047608, translated as MEANWRKRSNLQAFLSGTTPRVPISPFPKTNSYWQPVLQGKVENFNLEDLWDQYREWSAYGLGVPIVLDNGASVVEYYVPYLSAIQIYTSKSHALTRCMLEDSEKESFSDDSESEKLSRLSDVSDDFLVDQDASWSSRHLLGQLYLQYIEYGSPYARIPLFDKVNELAQNYPGLTLFKSVDISPASWMSVAWYPIYHIPSCRNVKDLSTCFLTYHTISTLFQENNDVLEEVTEDSCSANTGDMMEKTRGSISLRPFGLATYKLEGDLWINPETSDNEVMSTLYSAAYSWLKQLVVEHHDFDFFTTH; from the exons ACAAATTCATATTGGCAGCCGGTTTTACAAGGCAAGGTTGAGAATTTTAATCTCGAAGATCTTTGGGATCAATATAGAGAATGGAGCGCTTACGGGCTTGGAGTCCCGATTGTTCTTGATAATGGAGCTAGTGTTGTCGAGTACTATGTTCCGTATCTCTCTGCAATCCAAATTTATACTAGCAAATCTCATGCTCTCACGAG GTGTATGTTGGAAGATAGTGAAAAAGAATCATTCAGCGATGACAGTGAGAGTGAGAAATtatctcgattgtcggatgtTTCCGATGATTTTCTCGTTGACCAGGATGCTTCATGGTCCTCAAGGCATCTTTTGGGGCAATTGTACTTGCAGTATATAGAATATGGTTCTCCGTATGCAAGAATACCTCTCTTTGATAAG GTAAATGAACTAGCACAGAATTATCCTGGTTTGACATTGTTCAAGAGTGTGGATATCTCGCCAGCTAGTTGGATGTCGGTTGCATG GTATCCAATCTACCACATTCCATCTTGTAGAAATGTAAAGGATTTGTCTACATGCTTTCTAACTTATCATACAATCTCCACTTTGTTCCAAG AAAACAACGATGTGCTGGAGGAAGTGACCGAGGACTCATGTTCTGCAAACACAGGTGATATGATGGAGAAAACGAGAGGCAGTATCTCGCTTCGGCCCTTTGGCCTCGCAACATACAAACTAGAGGGTGACCTTTGGATAAACCCTGAAACTTCAGACAACGAAGTGATGAGCACCCTGTATAGTGCAGCATACTCTTGGCTGAAGCAGTTAGTGGTCGAACACCATGACTTCGACTTCTTCACCACTCACTAA